Part of the Subtercola frigoramans genome, ACGGCGTTGCCTGCGCGCGTGGCGGCGGCCTGCCAGTCGGTGGCGGCATTGCCGCATCCCCAGCACGCCGTGTCGTGCGGCTCGTTGTGCAGGTCGACTCCGATGACGGTGGGGTCATTCACGTAGCGCTTGGCGAGCATCTTCCAGTCACTGATCCACGAGGCTTCGCTGTATGCGCCCGTGTACCACAGGGAGGACTGGGAGCCGGAGTCGGGGCGGTGCTGGTCGAGAAACACGTTGAGGCCGTAGACCCTCGCCCGGGCAACCACCGCATCCATGATCTGAAGCGGAGTGAGGCCCTGCAGTGTGGGGTTCACCTGGTAGTTGATCGAGTTGCTGGTCTTCGCGGCAAGGCACTCGTTCGAGAAGGGCAGGCGAAGGGTGTTGAATCCCATCGACTTGATCTGTGCCAGGCCGGAATCAAGGCTGATCGACCAGAGTCCATGCGGTGCGCAGTTGGACGTCTCGAGTCCGAACCATGCCGCGCCCTTGATGACGTAGGGGGCGTTGGCGGCCGTCTTGATGGTGGCGCCGTCGGTGTGCAGCCATCCAGAGCCAGTTGCCGTGACCGCAGCGGCAGGTGCGTGGGCTGGTGTCGCGGCCGAGGCCACCGAGACGCCGCTGGCGACGAGGGCGATCGCACTGATCGCCGTGACGATGCGGCCGGGCAGACTCAGTCTCATGTCAATCCATCAGGGGGTCAGAGAGCGCTGGATTACAGGGGGGTTCAGTGACGAGCGGTGGTGTTGCTTCAGCGTAGGGTACGTCGGCAGCATTTCCCGAATTGGTGCCACCAGAACGGGGGAGACGATCCGAGCGCGTCTGTCGACGGGATAACATTGCGGGCGGAAACCGCAACAGAGAAAGCCGATGATGACCGACACTTCCCGCCCTGAAGGCACCACGACTTCTGCGTACCGTGCAGACCAGATCCCCGCCGAAATCGCTCGCTCGTGGTTGTTGGTTGCGGCCACGCGCCCAGAGACGTTCGATGAAGTGGCGAGCTCACGCGCAGACCAGATCGTTCTCGACATCGAAGACGCGGTCGACCCCAAACTCAAGCCGGCCGCGCGAAACGATGTTGTTGCGTGGCTGAGCAACGGAGGCAGCGCGTGGGTCCGAATCAATGACCACAGCACCCCGTTCTGGTCGGACGACGTAGACGCCCTCAAAGGTCTTCCCGGCCTCCTCGGCGTGATGCTCGCGAAGACCGAGTCCGGTGCCCACGTCACCGAGACGTTCGACCGCCTCGGAGGAGGCACCGCCGTCATCGCGTTGATCGAGTCGGCACTCGGCATCGAAGAGGCCCGGTCGATCGCCGAGGCACGAGGAGCTTTCCGGCTGGCGTTCGGCAGCGGAGACTACCGTCGTGACACCGGTACGGGCGCAGACGATCTCGCCATGGCCTACCCCCGGTCGCGTCTCGTTGTGGCCAGCCGCATCGGCGGCCTGCCCGGCCCGATCGACGGCCCCACCGTCGGCAGCAGTCACCCTGTCCTTCGCGAGCAGTCTGCGCTCGCCGTCACACTCGGGCTCACGGGAAAGCTGTGCCTCGATGTCGAGCAGCTGCCGGTGATCAACGAGGTCATCAGCCCGACGCGCTCTGACGCCACGTGGGCCCGCGACTTCCTCGACGATTTCGAGTCGCGGGGGCGGGTCATCCGTGATGGCAGCGACCTGCCGCGCCTCGGCCGCGCCCAGAAGATCGACAAGCTCGCCCAGGCCTTCGGTATCAAACCGCTCTGACTCGCGAGACCCATCCCGGGTCATGCGTGCGGGCAGAAAAACACCCAAAGTTGCGTTCTTGGGTGTTTTTCTGCCCGCACTACAGGGGTAGCAGAGTGGCGTGCAGGTCAGCGGGTGTAGGTGACGAAGCGGTAGCGGATGCCCGTGGCCGACTCGAGCCACGGTGAAGACGTGGCGCGCTCCCACGTCGCGTCGATCGCAGGAGCAAGGGTGTCGCCCTTCACGCCGAGGTCGAGCTCAGTCACTTCGAGCCTGGTCGCCGACGGCATGGCCTGCCGGTACAGCTCCCCGCCGCCGATCACCCAGAGGATTGCGTCGTCGTCGGAGGAGACCTCGGCGAGACTGTGCACGACCTCTGCGCCGGGGGATGCCCAACTTGCGTCGCGCGTCAGCACGAGGTTACGGCGACCGGGCAGCGGCCTGAACCTCTCGGGCAGCGAGTCCCAGGTGCGCCGGCCCATCAGCACGGTGTCGCCGAGGGTCAGCTCCTTGAAGTGCGCGAGGTCTTCGGGCAGTCGCCAGGGGATCGTGCCGCCGTGGCCGATCACGCCTCCGCGGGCTTCGGCCCAGATCATCCCGAGCGTCATGCGATTGCCGTGCCCGCTGAGATGGCGGCGGCAGTGACAGCAGTGGTGAAAGCAGCGGTGACCTTGACGACTGACCGGTTACCCGCACCTGCGAAGGCGCTCATACGGCGACCGGCGCCTTGATCGCTGGGTGGTGCTGGTAGCCGACGATCTCGAAGTCGCCGAATTCGTAGTCGAAGATGCTCGCGGGCACCCGGTTGATCGTCAGGGTCGGCAGCGGGTACGGGTCGCGGCTCAACTGCTCGGTGACCTGCTCGCGGTGGTTGTCGTAGATGTGGCAGTCGCCGCCGGTCCAGATGAAGTCGCCCACCTCGAGACCCGCCTGCGCCGCCACCATGTGGGTGAGCAGCGCGTAGCTGGCGATGTTGAACGGCACCCCGAGGAACATGTCGGCGCTGCGCTGGTACAACTGGCACGAGAGCTTGCCGTCGGCGACGTAGAACTGGAAGAAGGCGTGGCAGGGCGCCAGTGCCATCGAGGGGATGTCGGCGACGTTCCAGGCCGACACGATCATCCGCCGGCTGTCGGGGTCTGTCTTCAGGGTGTGGATGACCTGGCTGATCTGGTCGATGTGCGAGCCGTCTGGCGTGGGCCACGACCGCCACTGCACCCCGTAGACCGGGCCGAGCTCGCCGTCGGCGTCTGCCCATTCGTTCCAGATCGTGACACCGTTCTCCTGCAACCACCCGACGTTGCTCTCGCCGCGCAGGAACCAGAGCAGCTCGTAGGCGATGGACTTGAAGTGCACGCGCTTCGTGGTGATGAGGGGAAAGCCCTTACTCAGATCGAAACGCAGCTGGGCGCCGAAGACACTCGTGGTGCCGGTGCCTGTGCGGTCTGACTTGGCCGAGCCCGCTTCGAGAGTGTGGCGCAGCAGGTCTTCATACGGGGTCGCGAGTGAAGTAATCATCGGTTCGAGAGTACGGCAATCACGCATGGAATCGGGCTTACGATTCAGCTATGACTTCGTTGAATGACATCCCGATCACAACCATCGATGGCAGCGAGACTTCGCTCGCCGAATACGGCGACAAAGTGAAGCTCATTGTCAACGTCGCCTCGCGCTGCGGGCTCGCCCCGCAGTACAGCAAGCTCGAAGACCTGCAGAAGATCTACAGCGACCGTGGGTTCACCGTTCTCGGGTTTCCGAGTAACCAGTTCCTGCAGGAGCTCGGCACTGAAGAGGCCATTGCCGAGTACTGCTCGACGACCTGGGGCATCACCTTCCCGATGTTCGAGAAGATCAAGGTGAATGGTCGCTCGGAACACCCGCTCTACACCGAGCTGAAGAAGGCAGCCGACGCGGAGGGCAAGGCCGGCAAGGTGAAGTGGAACTTCGAGAAGTTCGTGGTCACCCCAGACGGCGAGGTTCACCGCTTTCGCCCCCGCACCGAGCCGGATCACCCCGCCATCGTTGCCCTGATCGAGGCGTCGCTCCCGACCGCCGCCTAGGCCTTTCGCCTCAGGTGCAACGAGGCCTGCGTGGGTGAACCGCGGGCCGAGCTGGACCGTGTGAATCCTCTCAGGCGAAACACTGCGTTCACGTTGCGTGGTTAATGTGGGGGAATGAGCGAGACAGCCGCCCTTTCCGCCCGCGCAGGCACGCGTACCCTCATTAAGGTGCCTGAGGCCACCGCGTTGTTCTGGCTGGCGAAGGTGCTGACCACTGGCATGGGGGAGACGACGTCGGATTTTCTCAATGTGAATTTCGAGCCGCTCCTCGTGATCCCGATTGCGGCTCTTCTTCTGGCGGGTGCGTTGCTGCTCCAATTCCGAACAGCCACCTATACGCCGTGGGTGTACTGGCTGGCTGTCGCCCTCGTGAGCGTGTTCGGCACGATGGCGGCCGACGTCGCTCATGTTGCGCTGGGCATCCCGTACCTCGCATCCACGGTGGCCTTCGCCGTGGCGCTGGCCGTGGTGTTCGTTCTCTGGCGGCGAAGCGAGAAGACGCTCTCGATCCACAGCATCACGACGCCCCGCCGCGAGGCCTTCTATTGGCTCACGGTGCTGGTGACGTTCGCACTCGGCACCGCTGCCGGTGACCTCACGGCGACCGTTCTCGGGCTCGGGTACTTTGGCTCCGGTGTTCTCTTCGCCGTCGTCATTGCTGTGCCTGCAATCGGGTACGGGCGGTTCGGTCTGAACCCGATCGTCGCGTTCTGGTTCGCCTACATCGTGACCAGGCCGTTGGGTGCCTCGTTCGCCGACTGGATCGCCGTCTCCCCTGCCAGGGGTGGGCTTGGACTCGGAACGGGCCCGATCAGCCTGGTGCTGATCGCGCTCATCGCCGTGTGCGTGGCAATCATGAAGAAAAGGAGTACAGTCATTAATGAGTGAACTCCGTTTTGTCGGGGCTAGCCTGAGCTGAGGCGGTGAACGGCAGGTGCCAGATGGTCGGCGGGCGCAGAACAAGCTCGAAAAGCAGTCCCGAATCCACGCCGCCGCAGCCGAACTGCTCGACCGCCACGGTTTCGCCAACGTGACCACGCAGCAGATCGCCGATCGGGCCGATGTGGCGATCGGTACCCTGTTCCGCTACGCCTCGACCAAGTCAGAATTGCTCCTGATGGTCTACAACGACAGGTACCGGCAGGCGATCGAGAGTGGCCGCGCCCAGGTGTCTGCCGACGACGGTGCTGTGCCGAGCATCCTGGCGCTCATCGCACCACTGGTGGTGGCCTCCCGCGAGTTCGCAGAGAACGCGGCTGCCTATCAACGCGAATTGCTGTACGGAGACCCGACGGAACGGTATCGATCCGAAGGACTCCGGCTCACGGTCGAACTCCAGGATCTGTTCGAAGTCGTTCTCACGCGCTCGATCAGCGCCTCCCCGGTTACGGCCGTCGCTGCCCGAACCCTCTCAGACATCGTGCACCTCGAGATCGCTCGCGCGCCGATCGAAGAGACAACGGCCGAACGGATGCTCGTGGTACTCGGTCAGCAGACCGAGCTCATCGTCGCGGGCCTGCACGTCTTCGGCAACACCTTCGCACCGGCTGGTTCAGTCGCTGCGACCCCCACCAGCTCCACCAAGTGAAGGACAGGCACCAGGAAAATGACCAGACTCACCAACATCACCGTACTGGGCACGGGAGTGCTCGGTGCCCAGATCGCGTACCAGACTGCGTACCACGGGTTCGCGGTGACCGCCTTCGACATCAACGCCGAGGTTCTCGAGAAGGCGAAATCCAGGCTCCAGGGAATTGCCGACGTCTATGCCGTCGAGGTTGCCGGAGCCGGCGACGGTAAGGCCCAGGAGGCGCTAGCGCGAATCACCTACTCCGACGACCTTGCCGCAGCGGTAGCCGATGCCGACCTGGTGATCGAGGCGATTCCTGAGATCCTGGCCATCAAACGCGACACGTATACGAAGCTCAGCACGCTTGCACCTGCGAAGACCATCTTCGCTACGAACTCGTCGACCCTTTTGCCGAGTGACCTGAAGGAGTTCACGGGTCGACCTGACCGGTTTCTCGCCCTTCATTTCGCCAATCACGTCTGGATCTACAACACCGCTGAGGTCATGGGCACCGCAGACACCGACCCTGCGGTGTACAACACCGTCGTCGAATTCGCCGGTGACATCGGCATGGTTCCGATCGAGATCAAGAAGGAGAAGGCCGGCTATCTGCTGAATTCGCTGCTGGTGCCGCTGCTGAATGCCGCCTCAGAACTCCTGGTCGACGGCATCGCCGCGCCCGACGCGATCGACAAGACCTGGCGCATCGGTACGGGGGCGCCGCTCGGGCCGTTCCAGATCTTCGACGTCGTCGGCCTGACGACCGCGTACAACATCTCCTCGCAGGGTGGACCGAAGCAGCAGGCCTTTGCGAAGCTTCTCAAAGACGACTACATCGACAAGGGTCATCTCGGTCTAGCCACCGGACGAGGCTTCTACAGCTACCCCTCTGCACCCTGACGGCCTCCCGTCAATCGGCGAGAATGAGGTAGAGAGCGCGCCTGGCTTCGTCGAGCTTCTCGGCCGCGGCTGCACGCTGGGCGTCGGTCGCGGGTGACCGGAACTGCTGAACGACGCCGATCAGTTTGGCGACGCTCTCGTGGAACGCCGTGTCGCTCTCGGAGCGGCCGGGAGTCGCCTGCCACGCCTTCGCGAGTTCGTCGGCGTGCTCCTCGAGATACGAACGACCGGATTCAGTGAGTTCATATTCGGTGCGGCGGCCGTCGCCCTTGGAGACGATGAGTTCTTCGTCGACGAGCTGCTGCAGGGTCGGGTAGACCGAACCGGGGCTGGGGCGCCAGGTGCCGCCTGTCCGCTCGGCGATGGCCTTGATGAGGCCGTAGCCATTCGAGGGGCCGTCGCCCAGAAGGGACAGGATGACGCTCCTCACGTCGCCCTTGCCTGCACGACGTGGCCCTCGAGGTCCGAAGCCGGGGCCGAACCCACCGGGGCCGAATCCGGCGAATCCGCCCGGACCGAATCCGCCGGGACCGAATCCGCCGGGACCGAATCCGGCAGCGCCGAATCCGCCACCGTTGTGCCCGTGCGGGCCGCGGCGGGCGAATTCGCGCGGCGAATGGGCGAGACGCGGGTCGTGACCCGCGTGGCTGCCGTCGTCGGAGTGCCCGGCGCCGGAGAAGTTGAAGTGTTGTCTGTGAGTGCGTTTCATGATCGCGTTCACCTTTCGGATTGAGTAATGACGCCGAACTACGGCGATGTGTCAAAGATACACACCGATATATCGTTAAGTCAACTCCGAACGAAGAATGCCGCGTCAGCCCGTGGATGCCCTCACCAGGAGCGTGGTCGGGAGAAGCGTCACTCGCGGTGCCGGTTTGCCCTCGATCAGAGCCATCAGGATCTCGGCCATCTTCGCGCCGAGCTCGTGGGAGGGCTGGTGCACCGTGGTGAGCGGTGGTGTCGAGGTGGCGCCGAAGTAGTTGTCGTCGAACCCGGCGACAGCGATATCGCCGGGAATGGTGAGCCCGCGTTCGTAGATCACCGAGTACGCGCCCGCTGCCATCTGGTCGTTGGCTACGAAGAGTCCGTCGATGGGTCTACCCCGATCGAGCAGTCTCCTCATTGCGGCGGCACCGGAGAGGGGAGTGAAGTCGCCGTATTCGACCAGTGACTGGTCGAGGCCCTGCATGGCCAGTGTGCGTCGCCAGCCGTTGAGACGGTCCACTCCGGGTGGCATGTCCTGCGGGCCGGCGATGGTGGCAAGCTGCCGTCTTCCGGTGGACAGGATGTGTGCGGTTGCGCCCGCGGCGCCTGCCGCGTTGTCGACATCGACGAAATAGCTGCTGCTCTCACCGGGGAGGAGTGGACGACCACCGAACACCACGGGGAGTGACTGGCCGAGGTGCCCGAACGACTGGTCCCCGCTGTGGTGCGAGACCACCAGGGCGCCGTCGACGTTTCCACCGAGGAGATAGCGCCTCGTCTTCTCGGCACGCGTGTCTGAGGAGATCAGCATGTTGAGGGTGTACTCGGTGTCGGCGAGGGCGAGGGCGATTCCCTGGATGACGCTCGCAAGGTAGGGGTCTGTGAAGAGTTTCGCCGTCGACTCCGGCACGACCAGGGCGATCGCCTGCGTGCGCCTGCTGGCGAGCGAGCGTGCAGCTCGATTGGGCACGTAGTTCAACTGCGCAATGGCGTTGTTGACGACCTCGGCGATCTGCGGAGTGACTTTGGGAGAAGCATTGACAACGCGCGACACAGTGGCACGGGACACACCGGCGAGGGCCGCCACCATCTCGAGAGTGGGTACGGGTTTCGCGTCTGTGAGCGAGCCAGTCGGCCACCGCCGCGGAATGTCGTGACCTCCCGAATGCCCGGAGGGTGATCCCGTTGTGCTCGTGGTGGCAGATACGTCTTCGGACACAGCCATCTCCCTACAGTTTCGTCAATCCTCCCCAGTGTAAACGCTTGCCGAGCTCTTCGAGATGATCTCAGAATAGGCGAGACCGCTGTCCTTGATCGTTCGTTCGCCCGTCGTGTAGTCGACACGAACGACGCCGAATCTCTTCTCGTAGCCCCATGCCCATTCGAAGTTGTCGAGAAGCGACCAGACGAAGTACCCACGCACGTCGGCACCGTCGTCGATCGCACGGGAGACGGCCGTGATGTGGGCACGGATGTAGGCGGTGCGTTCTGGATCGTGAATGCACCCGTCCGGGGAGACGGCATCATCGTAGGCAGCCCCATTCTCGGTGACATACAACGGCGGGAGGTTCGGGTACTGCAATCCCAGTCGGACCAACAGGGTCCGGAGGCCATCGGGGTTCACCTCCCAGTCCATGCTCGTGCGGGGAAGCCCCCGTGAGGGGAAGGTGACGAATTCCGAACCGACGAACGGAGACGCTTTCGGGCGAGCCGTCGGTTGTGCGGCACCCCGGCTGCCCCGCGGCTCGGGATGACCGCTGACGGCGTCGTCGTGGTAGTGATTCACCCCCAGAAAATCCAGGGGCTGAGCGATGAGCTCGAGGTCGCCCTCCACGATCACATCCTCAAGCCCCTGGCCCTGCAGATCCCGCAGAAGATCAGGTGGATAGGCACCCAGAAGCAGGGGCTCGAGGTACATCCGGTTCCACAGTGCATCGATGCGTCGCGCGGCGTCGAGGTCGACGGGGTCGCTCGGGTCGATCGGCACAGCGTTGGTCAGATTGAGGGTGATGCCGATTCGATCGCTCGTTTCGCCTCCCGCGTGCAGCGAGGCACCGAGGTGTCGAAGTCTGTTCACCGCGAGCCCGTGTGCCAGGTGTTGGTGGTGCGTCGCCGCGAGGGCGGCCCTCGGCTCGGTGCGCCCAGGAGCGTGCTCGCCCGCCGCGTAGCCGATGAGCGAGGAGCACAGCGGCTCGTTGAAGGTCGTCCAGTGCGTCACCCTGTCGCCGAGACGGCCATACACGGTCTCCGCGTAGTCAGCGAACCGGTAGGCGGTGTCGCGGTTGGTCCACCCGCCCTGGTCTTCGAGCGCCTGGGGCAGGTCCCAGTGGTAGAGGGTGAGCCAGGGAAGGATGTCCGCCTCCAGCAACTCGTCGACGAGACGGGAGTAGAAGTCCAGTCCGGCGTGGTTGACGAAGCGGTCGCCCGGCTTGACGCGCGCCCAGCTTGTCGAGAACCGATAGGAGCCGAGCCCGAGTCGCTTCATCAGCTGCACATCTTCGGGCATTCGGTGGTAGTGATCGACCGCTTGCTCCGGCAGGTCGCCACTCGCAATCGCTCCCGGCAGCCGGGCGAAGTGGTCCCAGATCGAATCCTCCTTGCCGTCTTCGTGAGCCGCGCCTTCGATCTGGGCCGCTGCTGTGGCCGAGCCCCAGATGAAGCCGGATGGCCAGGGCGAGAGTTCTGGTTGCTGGAACACGGTTCAGCCTTTCACTGCGCCGGCCATGATGCCCGAGACAAGCTGGCGACCGGCGAGGATGAACAGGATGAGAAGCGGAACCGTGGCGAGAACGGCGCCGGTCAGAACGATCGAGTAGTCGACGTACTTGGCCGATTGCAACTGGCTCAGCGCGACCTGCAGCGTGGGGTTCTGCGGCACCACCAGCAGCGGCCAGAGGTAATCGGTCCAGGCGGTCATGAACGTGAACAGCCCGAGGATGGCCATTGCCGGGCGCGCCGCCGGCACTCCGACGTGCCAGAACGTGCGGATCATGCTTGCGCCATCGACCCTGGCCGCCTCGATGAGTTCGTCGGGAATGACGTCGACGAGGTACTGCCTCATGAAGAAGACGCCGAAGGCCGTCACGAGTGTCGGGATGATGACGGCGCCGAGCGTGCCCGTCCATCCGAATTGCTTCATGACCATGAACAACGGGATGATGCCGAGCTGCGTCGGCACCGCCAGCGTCGCGATCACGAAGACCAGGAGCCCCTCTCTGCCGCGGAACTTCAGTTTCGCGAAGGAGTATCCGGCGAGGGTGGAGAACAGGACGACAGAGACCGTGATCACCGTCGACACGATGATGCTGTTGAGCAGTGACATCCAGAACGGCACCGTGTCAAAGACTGCAGCAACGTTCTGCCAGAAGAGACCGCCGGGAAGAAGGGGTGGCCAGGTGTCTGTCAGCACCGAGCTCGGGCTCGAACCAGCCAGGAACGACCAGTACAGCGGGTAGGTGCCGCCGATGAAGAACACGATCAGCAGGCCGTAGGTGAGAAAGCCCGGGCGTTTCTCGATACCGAGCGGCTTTCGCCGCCTCGAACCCTTCGGCGCGAGCCCGCTGGCACCCTCCGTCGGCGTGGATGATCGGCTGATGGTCGCGCTCATGATCGGTGCTCCTGCGTTGGTGAGTCGTCGGGTGGTGTTCTGGGCGCCGCGACAGTTTCAGCTGGTGCTGGTGCTGGTGCTGGCACAGCGACGGAGACGCTGGTCTTCTGCTCGTCGATCCGCGCGAGCCGCCGCGCGGTCGAGCGTCGTGAAGCCCGGGCCTCACCGGAGGCGATGCGGCGCGAGATCAGGAAGTTGAGTACTCCGAAGAGCACGATGATGAGAAACAGAAGCCAGGCGACCGCTGAGGCCTTTCCGAAGTTCTGACGATTGAATGCAAGGTCCCAGAGGTAGAGCACGGTCGTCTGGTACTGCCGTTGCGGGCCACCCGGTGTGGCGGTGGTGGGGTTGAAGAGCTTGGGCTCAGTGAAGATCTGGAGACCGCCGACGGTGGCGGTGATGATGACGAAGATCATGGTGGGCCGGATGCTCGGCAGTGTCATGGAGAAGAAGCGCCTGATCGGGCCGGCGCCGTCCAGTGCGGCCGACTCGTAGATGTCGCGGGGAACAGCCTGCATCGCTGCGAGCAGGATGAGGGCGTTGTAGCCCGTCCAGCGCCAGTTCACCATCGTGGCGATGGCGATGTGCGAGGGAAAGGTCTCCGTCTTCCACATCACGGGGTCGAGGTGGAAGGCAGTGAGGAGGTTGTTGATCAAGCCGTACTTCTCGTCGAACGCGCTCGAGAAGATGAGGGTGACGGCCACCGGGGTGACCACATAGGGGATGAGCACGCTCATGCGCCAGAACGTCTTCGCCCTGATGTTCTGGTCGAGGACCGCGGCGATGACCACGGCGATGACGAGCTGCGGGATCGCGGAGAGCAGGAAGATGCTGATCGTGTTGAAGAGCGAGTTCCAGAAGAAGGGGTCTGTCAGTTCAGCGACGTAGTTGTCGAGACCGACGAACCCGGCCGGGCCGGTGAGCAGGTTCCACTTGTTCAGGGAGACGACGAAGGTGTAGCCCAGGGGGAACAGCCCGACGAGACCGAACAAGACGAAGAAGGGGGCGATGTAGAGATAGGGCGA contains:
- a CDS encoding carbohydrate ABC transporter permease, with the protein product MTATLTTPPQTTDEQPSPKPKQKVPLTHRLNRFDVKASPYLYIAPFFVLFGLVGLFPLGYTFVVSLNKWNLLTGPAGFVGLDNYVAELTDPFFWNSLFNTISIFLLSAIPQLVIAVVIAAVLDQNIRAKTFWRMSVLIPYVVTPVAVTLIFSSAFDEKYGLINNLLTAFHLDPVMWKTETFPSHIAIATMVNWRWTGYNALILLAAMQAVPRDIYESAALDGAGPIRRFFSMTLPSIRPTMIFVIITATVGGLQIFTEPKLFNPTTATPGGPQRQYQTTVLYLWDLAFNRQNFGKASAVAWLLFLIIVLFGVLNFLISRRIASGEARASRRSTARRLARIDEQKTSVSVAVPAPAPAPAETVAAPRTPPDDSPTQEHRS
- a CDS encoding GH1 family beta-glucosidase; the encoded protein is MFQQPELSPWPSGFIWGSATAAAQIEGAAHEDGKEDSIWDHFARLPGAIASGDLPEQAVDHYHRMPEDVQLMKRLGLGSYRFSTSWARVKPGDRFVNHAGLDFYSRLVDELLEADILPWLTLYHWDLPQALEDQGGWTNRDTAYRFADYAETVYGRLGDRVTHWTTFNEPLCSSLIGYAAGEHAPGRTEPRAALAATHHQHLAHGLAVNRLRHLGASLHAGGETSDRIGITLNLTNAVPIDPSDPVDLDAARRIDALWNRMYLEPLLLGAYPPDLLRDLQGQGLEDVIVEGDLELIAQPLDFLGVNHYHDDAVSGHPEPRGSRGAAQPTARPKASPFVGSEFVTFPSRGLPRTSMDWEVNPDGLRTLLVRLGLQYPNLPPLYVTENGAAYDDAVSPDGCIHDPERTAYIRAHITAVSRAIDDGADVRGYFVWSLLDNFEWAWGYEKRFGVVRVDYTTGERTIKDSGLAYSEIISKSSASVYTGED
- a CDS encoding carbohydrate ABC transporter permease; translation: MSATISRSSTPTEGASGLAPKGSRRRKPLGIEKRPGFLTYGLLIVFFIGGTYPLYWSFLAGSSPSSVLTDTWPPLLPGGLFWQNVAAVFDTVPFWMSLLNSIIVSTVITVSVVLFSTLAGYSFAKLKFRGREGLLVFVIATLAVPTQLGIIPLFMVMKQFGWTGTLGAVIIPTLVTAFGVFFMRQYLVDVIPDELIEAARVDGASMIRTFWHVGVPAARPAMAILGLFTFMTAWTDYLWPLLVVPQNPTLQVALSQLQSAKYVDYSIVLTGAVLATVPLLILFILAGRQLVSGIMAGAVKG
- a CDS encoding 3-hydroxyacyl-CoA dehydrogenase, which gives rise to MTRLTNITVLGTGVLGAQIAYQTAYHGFAVTAFDINAEVLEKAKSRLQGIADVYAVEVAGAGDGKAQEALARITYSDDLAAAVADADLVIEAIPEILAIKRDTYTKLSTLAPAKTIFATNSSTLLPSDLKEFTGRPDRFLALHFANHVWIYNTAEVMGTADTDPAVYNTVVEFAGDIGMVPIEIKKEKAGYLLNSLLVPLLNAASELLVDGIAAPDAIDKTWRIGTGAPLGPFQIFDVVGLTTAYNISSQGGPKQQAFAKLLKDDYIDKGHLGLATGRGFYSYPSAP
- a CDS encoding glutathione peroxidase, whose translation is MTSLNDIPITTIDGSETSLAEYGDKVKLIVNVASRCGLAPQYSKLEDLQKIYSDRGFTVLGFPSNQFLQELGTEEAIAEYCSTTWGITFPMFEKIKVNGRSEHPLYTELKKAADAEGKAGKVKWNFEKFVVTPDGEVHRFRPRTEPDHPAIVALIEASLPTAA
- a CDS encoding TetR/AcrR family transcriptional regulator, coding for MPDGRRAQNKLEKQSRIHAAAAELLDRHGFANVTTQQIADRADVAIGTLFRYASTKSELLLMVYNDRYRQAIESGRAQVSADDGAVPSILALIAPLVVASREFAENAAAYQRELLYGDPTERYRSEGLRLTVELQDLFEVVLTRSISASPVTAVAARTLSDIVHLEIARAPIEETTAERMLVVLGQQTELIVAGLHVFGNTFAPAGSVAATPTSSTK
- a CDS encoding COG4705 family protein — its product is MSETAALSARAGTRTLIKVPEATALFWLAKVLTTGMGETTSDFLNVNFEPLLVIPIAALLLAGALLLQFRTATYTPWVYWLAVALVSVFGTMAADVAHVALGIPYLASTVAFAVALAVVFVLWRRSEKTLSIHSITTPRREAFYWLTVLVTFALGTAAGDLTATVLGLGYFGSGVLFAVVIAVPAIGYGRFGLNPIVAFWFAYIVTRPLGASFADWIAVSPARGGLGLGTGPISLVLIALIAVCVAIMKKRSTVINE
- a CDS encoding HpcH/HpaI aldolase/citrate lyase family protein, with translation MMTDTSRPEGTTTSAYRADQIPAEIARSWLLVAATRPETFDEVASSRADQIVLDIEDAVDPKLKPAARNDVVAWLSNGGSAWVRINDHSTPFWSDDVDALKGLPGLLGVMLAKTESGAHVTETFDRLGGGTAVIALIESALGIEEARSIAEARGAFRLAFGSGDYRRDTGTGADDLAMAYPRSRLVVASRIGGLPGPIDGPTVGSSHPVLREQSALAVTLGLTGKLCLDVEQLPVINEVISPTRSDATWARDFLDDFESRGRVIRDGSDLPRLGRAQKIDKLAQAFGIKPL
- a CDS encoding thymidylate synthase — translated: MITSLATPYEDLLRHTLEAGSAKSDRTGTGTTSVFGAQLRFDLSKGFPLITTKRVHFKSIAYELLWFLRGESNVGWLQENGVTIWNEWADADGELGPVYGVQWRSWPTPDGSHIDQISQVIHTLKTDPDSRRMIVSAWNVADIPSMALAPCHAFFQFYVADGKLSCQLYQRSADMFLGVPFNIASYALLTHMVAAQAGLEVGDFIWTGGDCHIYDNHREQVTEQLSRDPYPLPTLTINRVPASIFDYEFGDFEIVGYQHHPAIKAPVAV
- a CDS encoding dihydrofolate reductase, with the protein product MTLGMIWAEARGGVIGHGGTIPWRLPEDLAHFKELTLGDTVLMGRRTWDSLPERFRPLPGRRNLVLTRDASWASPGAEVVHSLAEVSSDDDAILWVIGGGELYRQAMPSATRLEVTELDLGVKGDTLAPAIDATWERATSSPWLESATGIRYRFVTYTR
- a CDS encoding PadR family transcriptional regulator codes for the protein MKRTHRQHFNFSGAGHSDDGSHAGHDPRLAHSPREFARRGPHGHNGGGFGAAGFGPGGFGPGGFGPGGFAGFGPGGFGPGFGPRGPRRAGKGDVRSVILSLLGDGPSNGYGLIKAIAERTGGTWRPSPGSVYPTLQQLVDEELIVSKGDGRRTEYELTESGRSYLEEHADELAKAWQATPGRSESDTAFHESVAKLIGVVQQFRSPATDAQRAAAAEKLDEARRALYLILAD
- a CDS encoding LacI family DNA-binding transcriptional regulator gives rise to the protein MVAALAGVSRATVSRVVNASPKVTPQIAEVVNNAIAQLNYVPNRAARSLASRRTQAIALVVPESTAKLFTDPYLASVIQGIALALADTEYTLNMLISSDTRAEKTRRYLLGGNVDGALVVSHHSGDQSFGHLGQSLPVVFGGRPLLPGESSSYFVDVDNAAGAAGATAHILSTGRRQLATIAGPQDMPPGVDRLNGWRRTLAMQGLDQSLVEYGDFTPLSGAAAMRRLLDRGRPIDGLFVANDQMAAGAYSVIYERGLTIPGDIAVAGFDDNYFGATSTPPLTTVHQPSHELGAKMAEILMALIEGKPAPRVTLLPTTLLVRASTG